A genomic window from Serinus canaria isolate serCan28SL12 chromosome 4A, serCan2020, whole genome shotgun sequence includes:
- the ERCC6L gene encoding DNA excision repair protein ERCC-6-like — translation MAAPRPGEAAVAAEEEERYRGLVTSAKAAAADGDLEEALRLFRLAAAIRPSEKLRGRIQRVQEALAAAEQQQQEEEDDEGFVDVCGSGLLIYGEMHRKLFQHQREGVAFLYRLYREGKPGGILADDMGLGKTVQVIAFLSGMFDADLVQHVLLIMPTTLVSSWLAEFARWTPGLRVKEFHGTSKTERTRNLERVQRKNGIIITSYQMLINNWKQLASRHEQEFVWDYIVLDEAHKIKCPSNKTTKCVYAIPAQYRILLTGTPVQNNLREMWSLFDFACQGSLLGTAKTFKMEYENPITRAREKDATPGEKALGLKISENLMAIIKPYFLRRTKEDIKSYHADKADAPLPEDPSENKAPVMPSLTRKNDFVVWVYLAPVQEEIYRNFLCLDHVKEVLMTTRSPLAELTVLKKLCDHPRLLSARACIQLGLEEQVGSEQDYTMEASIFSGMNKIDHLSDETVIQESGKMQFLVGLLERLREEGHRTLVFSQSRKMLDIIELVLSRRQFQILRIDGTVTHLTERERRINAFQSSTDYSVFLLTTQVGGVGITLTAASRVVIFDPSWNPATDAQAVDRAYRIGQKENVVIYRLVTCGTVEEKIYRRQVFKDSLIRQTTGDKKNPFRYFSKQELRELFTLENTRTSATQIQLQSLHAMQRKSDLQLDEHLAYLHSLAMFGISDHDLIYTREMAHEEQVESEEAHQYIQQRVQKAHELVQLESQLRDLRMEGIRNACEEKWQRPSGSVSRPKKLSPGLNDKNHFVSPPAADAHEKDKGIDLTEDKEAQVLDVSSRMTTLTARDLDEEQLAQGVSNMEMEVLNTSKTAEQSEIQESEQNSESSIAPSSPALEKESRSLQEEQHSQVHSDSLAKTRNDLSWHCHKNSSKSGMAHDPRSEAELSVQVLDLHTALGTEQNNVPETASAVLSLSNATPEINAELYKSHVLEDSLEGTSAPSFQDQVDFNLVLEESEDGWQDASNRGGSVEHPEKESLQLQTESLCKSPDKESPNRTWPSETRSHGKPCPTAEEEPNASLQGSKSLEESSGLLTFCRKKHLNRIASDSESEEQPEQVPSSPLDSTQHGLLEGISASTPKYDTTRAKAIFSPQLNNSGNRSNASRHSFISRLVDEVEDIGEIMGTTDEEDDGDEEQDGLVEDEAEECTGESAEPEEEPSGETLDTGEKSSHTDSMESEQSEAEEMEESTGDTELQSGEQIDYFTQESSSEKDIGQSSSPLADYNTLVHSGKKFQNDGKLQEALDCFLQALDIKSGDPEVMLLTLNLYRQLTQK, via the exons ATGGCTGCCCCTAGGCCGGGAgaggcggcggtggcggcggaGGAAGAGGAGCGATACCGGGG GCTCGTGACCAGTGCGAAGGCGGCGGCGGCCGACGGGGACCTCGAAGAGGCGCTGCGGCTGTTCCGGCTGGCGGCTGCCATCCGCCCCAGCGAGAAGCTGCGGGGCCGCATACAGCGGGTGCAGGAAGCACTGGCGGCGgccgagcagcagcagcaggaggaggaagatgatgagGGCTTCGTGGACGTGTGCGGCAGCGGCCTGCTGATCTACGGGGAGATGCACAGGAAGCTGTTCCAGCACCAGCGGGAAGGTGTTGCGTTCCTGTACCGCCTGTACCGGGAGGGCAAGCCTGGTGGCATCCTAGCAGATGACATGGGCCTGGGCAAGACCGTTCAGGTGATCGCCTTCCTCTCGGGTATGTTTGACGCTGACCTCGTCCAGCATGTCCTGCTCATCATGCCCACCACCCTTGTCAGTAGCTGGCTGGCTGAGTTCGCTCGCTGGACCCCTGGCCTACGCGTCAAGGAATTCCATGGCACCAGCAAGACAGAGCGCACCAGGAACCTGGAGAGGGTTCAGAGGAAGAATGGCATCATCATCACAAGCTACCAGATGCTCATTAACAATTGGAAGCAGCTGGCCAGCCGCCATGAGCAGGAGTTTGTCTGGGACTACATCGTTCTTGACGAAGCGCATAAGATCAAGTGCCCATCAAACAAGACAACCAAGTGTGTGTATGCAATCCCGGCCCAGTACCGCATCCTGCTTACGGGCACCCCTGTGCAGAACAACCTGCGGGAAATGTGGTCCTTGTTTGACTTTGCCTGTCAAGGCTCCCTCCTGGGAACTgccaaaacttttaaaatggaatatGAGAATCCCATTACCAGGGCAAGGGAGAAGGATGCGACTCCAGGTGAGAAAGCACTGGGGCTAAAGATATCAGAGAATCTCATGGCAATTATAAAGCCTTATTTCCTCAGAAGGACCAAGGAAGACATCAAAAGCTATCATGCTGATAAAGCTGATGCTCCTCTTCCTGAGGATCCAAGTGAGAACAAGGCTCCTGTCATGCCATCTCTCACTAGGAAAAATGACTTTGTTGTGTGGGTGTACCTGGCACCGGTGCAGGAAGAAATCTACAGGAACTTTCTCTGCCTGGATCATGTGAAGGAAGTACTGATGACCACCCGATCGCCTTTGGCTGAGCTGACAGTCTTGAAGAAACTCTGTGACCACCCCAGGCTTCTGTCTGCGAGAGCCTGTATCCAGCTGGGTTTGGAAGAGCAGGTGGGCTCCGAGCAGGATTACACGATGGAAGCAAGTATATTTTCAGGCATGAACAAAATAGATCATCTCTCTGATGAGACTGTGATCCAGGAGTCTGGGAAGATGCAGTTCCTTGTGGGACTGCTGGAGCGGCTGAGAGAAGAGGGACACCGAACCCTGGTGTTCTCACAGTCGAGGAAGATGCTGGATATCATAGAGCTGGTCCTGTCTCGCCGACAGTTTCAGATACTACGCATTGACGGCACTGTGACCCACCTGACGGAGCGGGAGAGGCGCATCAATGccttccagagcagcactgatTACTCTGTCTTCCTGCTCACCACACAGGTTGGGGGCGTTGGCATAACCTTGACAGCAGCCAGCCGAGTGGTGATCTttgatcccagctggaatccaGCAACCGATGCTCAGGCTGTGGACAGAGCATACAGAATTGGGCAAAAAGAGAATGTAGTTATTTACAGACTGGTCACCTGTGGCACTGTGGAAGAGAAGATATACAGGCGGCAGGTATTCAAGGACTCGTTAATCAGACAGACCACGGGTGACAAAAAGAACCCATTCCGTTATTTCTCCAAACAGGAACTAAGGGAGCTCTTCACGTTGGAAAATACTCGGACGTCTGCAACTCAAATCCAGCTGCAGTCCCTACACGCCATGCAAAGGAAGTCTGACCTGCAGCTGGATGAGCACCTTGCTTACCTGCATTCCCTGGCAATGTTTGGCATTTCTGACCACGACCTGATCTACACAAGGGAAATGGCTCACGAGGAGCAGGTGGAGAGCGAGGAAGCCCATCAGTACATCCAGCAGAGGGTACAGAAAGCCCACGAGCTGGTCCAGCTGGAGTCCCAGCTCAGAGATCTGAGGATGGAGGGGATCAGAAATGCTTGTGAAGAGAAGTGGCAAAGACCATCAGGATCAGTTTCCAGGCCAAAGAAGCTGTCTCCAGGGTTGAACGACAAAAATCACTTTGTTTCACCACCAGCAGCTGATGCACACGAAAAAGATAAAGGTATTGATCTTACAGAGGATAAAGAGGCCCAGGTGCTCGATGTCAGCTCCAGAATGACAACTCTGACTGCTCGTGACTTGGATGAAGAGCAACTGGCACAAGGTGTGTCCAATATGGAGATGGAAGTGCTCAATACCAGCAAGACAGCTGAACAATCTGAAATACAAGAATCTGAGCAAAATTCTGAATCTAGCATTGCACCATCATCCCCTGCACTTGAGAAAGAGAGTCGGAGCCTCCAAGAGGAACAGCATTCGCAGGTACATTCAGACAGCTTGGCCAAGACAAGGAATGACCTGTCTTGGCATTGTCACAAAAATTCCTCCAAGTCTGGCATGGCTCATGATCCTAGAAGCGAGGCAGAATTGTCAGTTCAGGTACTTGACCTacacactgccctggggacagagcagaacAATGTACCTGAGACagcttctgcagtgctgagttTATCAAATGCTACACCAGAAATCAATGCTGAGCTCTACAAGTCTCATGTGTTGGAAGACAGCTTGGAGGGTAcatctgctccttccttccaggATCAAGTTGACTTCAATCTGGTTTTGGAAGAGTCTGAAGACGGATGGCAGGATGCCTCAAATAGAGGAGGATCAGTGGAACACCCTGAGAAGGAGAGCTTGCAACTCCAGACAGAAAGCTTGTGTAAATCTCCAGACAAAGAATCTCCAAACAGAACTTGGCCAAGTGAGACCCGTAGCCATGGCAAACCCTGTCCCACAGCTGAGGAAGAGCCAAATGCCTCCCTGCAAGGGAGTAAATCATTGGAGGAAAGCAGTGGTCTCTTAACTTTTTGTAGGAAGAAACACTTAAACAGAATTGCTTCAGACAGTGAGAGTGAAGAGCAGCCTGAACAAGTGCCCTCCTCTCCCTTGGACAGCACTCAGCATGGACTTCTGGAAGGAATTAGCGCTTCCACCCCTAAATATGACACAACAAGAGCTAAAGCTATCTTTTCTCCCCAACTAAATAACAGTGGAAACAGGTCTAATGCTTCCAGGCATTCGTTCATCAGCAGGTTGGTAGATGAGGTGGAGGATATTGGGGAAATCATGGGAACCACTGATGAAGAAGATGATGGTGATGAGGAGCAAGATGGGCTCGTGGAAGATGAAGCTGAGGAGTGCACTGGGGAATCTGCTGAGCCTGAAGAAGAACCTAGTGGAGAAACACTTGATACAGGTGAAAAGTCCTCCCACACAGACAGTATGGAATCTGAGCAGTCCGAggcagaggagatggaggaaTCCACAGGTGACACTGAGCTCCAGTCAGGTGAGCAGATTGATTACTTCAcccaggaaagcagctctgaaaaggACATTGGGCAGAGTTCCTCTCCTCTTGCAGATTATAACACTTTGGTACACAGTGGGAAGAAATTTCAGAATGATGGAAAACTCCAAGAGGCTTTGGACTGCTTCCTACAAGCTCTTGACATAAAAAGTGGAGATCCTGAAGTTATGCTTCTGACTCTGAACTTGTACAGACAGCTGACCCAGAAGTGA
- the PIN4 gene encoding peptidyl-prolyl cis-trans isomerase NIMA-interacting 4 isoform X2, with amino-acid sequence MAPKGKGGGKAGKGGDSGSSSESKAQGPKGGGSAVKVRHILCEKHGRAMEAMEKLKSGQRFSEVAAQYSEDKARQGEAAFALPVSSMDKPVYTDPPVKTKFGYHIIMVEGRK; translated from the exons ATGGCGCCCAAAGGGAAAGGCGGCGGCAAAGCCGGGAAGG GCGGCGacagcggcagcagcagcgagAGCAAAGCACAGGGCCCGAAGGGAGGCGGCAGCGCCGTCAAG GTTAGGCACATCTTGTGCGAGAAGCACGGCCGGGCCATGGAggccatggagaagctgaagtcCGGACAGCGCTTTAGCGAGGTGGCGGCACAGTACAGCGAGGACAAGGCCAGGCAAGGG GAGGCAGCATTTGCCCTGCCTGTGAGCAGCATGGACAAGCCTGTGTACACAGACCCTCCAGTCAAGACCAAGTTCGGATACCACATTATCATGGTggaaggcagaaaataa
- the PIN4 gene encoding peptidyl-prolyl cis-trans isomerase NIMA-interacting 4 isoform X1: protein MAPKGKGGGKAGKGGDSGSSSESKAQGPKGGGSAVKVRHILCEKHGRAMEAMEKLKSGQRFSEVAAQYSEDKARQGGDLGWMTRGSMVGPFQEAAFALPVSSMDKPVYTDPPVKTKFGYHIIMVEGRK, encoded by the exons ATGGCGCCCAAAGGGAAAGGCGGCGGCAAAGCCGGGAAGG GCGGCGacagcggcagcagcagcgagAGCAAAGCACAGGGCCCGAAGGGAGGCGGCAGCGCCGTCAAG GTTAGGCACATCTTGTGCGAGAAGCACGGCCGGGCCATGGAggccatggagaagctgaagtcCGGACAGCGCTTTAGCGAGGTGGCGGCACAGTACAGCGAGGACAAGGCCAGGCAAGGG GGAGACCTGGGCTGGATGACCAGAGGCTCCATGGTGGGACCATTCCAGGAGGCAGCATTTGCCCTGCCTGTGAGCAGCATGGACAAGCCTGTGTACACAGACCCTCCAGTCAAGACCAAGTTCGGATACCACATTATCATGGTggaaggcagaaaataa